The Chitinophagales bacterium genome has a window encoding:
- a CDS encoding T9SS type A sorting domain-containing protein: MKKALRRSSLMLICLLVAGLSNIQKANAQYCTPTFYYPCNWYYLYINSFSTTGGSTNITSNNTGCSNTSSYIYYNTRVHTGIQGQTVNFTLANTPYYSQAFRIWVDFNLDGDFLDAGEQVYAGTLGYGSSTTGSFTIPLTATPGNSRLRIRSTYQYASAPQPCGSAYYGECEDYGFVIVAACSTSFAKKIGPTTEVCENGAGTINVYATNGAGYQWQIMQGNSFVNLSNNATYHGVTTQTLSMSNIPSNLIGAKFRCLVTPTCGSTITNPSDTTMLIKHPDIKLVSQPLSDSSCQGLNTTITFKADDTVKAGRWQIYSKSAGGYVDVTMPAFMQNKDTLYAFNVSDTLNGALIRCVFDGVCGTATTNDIKMVINPIPVIVSDPVDQNLKPGGTAFFNVSATGIGVKYQWAVSDGTGNYANVNDNGIYSGSKTNILRVGKVSRIQDGFMFKCMIKGSGNCAGAADTSESALLSVEPMNSVNDITSDNNITIYPNPAKGEQVVIKTDKSISEYVSKYTITDKTGKTLSVGNLDANSNTTTINISKLSPDVYFITILDVEEQPVRSIKFTKLQ; this comes from the coding sequence ATGAAAAAAGCTTTACGCAGATCATCATTGATGCTGATATGCTTACTGGTAGCGGGTCTTTCCAATATACAAAAGGCCAACGCCCAGTATTGTACCCCAACGTTTTATTACCCATGTAACTGGTACTACTTGTACATCAACTCATTCTCCACTACGGGCGGGAGTACCAACATTACCAGTAATAATACAGGTTGCAGCAACACAAGCAGTTATATCTATTATAATACAAGGGTTCATACAGGTATACAAGGCCAGACTGTGAACTTTACATTGGCTAACACTCCTTACTACAGCCAGGCCTTCCGCATTTGGGTGGACTTTAACCTGGATGGTGATTTCCTGGATGCGGGTGAGCAGGTATATGCAGGCACCCTGGGTTACGGTTCCAGCACTACCGGTTCTTTTACCATTCCGCTTACTGCTACACCGGGCAACTCACGCCTGCGTATCAGGAGTACGTACCAGTACGCATCGGCGCCACAACCTTGTGGAAGTGCTTACTATGGTGAGTGCGAAGACTATGGATTCGTGATCGTTGCGGCTTGTTCAACGTCATTCGCCAAAAAGATCGGGCCTACTACCGAAGTGTGCGAAAACGGTGCAGGTACCATCAATGTGTATGCTACCAACGGCGCCGGCTACCAATGGCAGATCATGCAGGGTAATTCATTTGTTAACCTGAGCAACAATGCTACCTACCACGGTGTAACCACACAGACGTTGAGTATGAGCAATATTCCGTCGAACCTGATAGGGGCAAAATTCCGTTGCCTGGTAACACCCACCTGCGGTTCTACCATTACCAACCCGTCTGACACGACCATGCTCATCAAACACCCGGATATAAAACTGGTAAGCCAGCCATTATCAGATTCATCTTGCCAGGGCCTGAATACAACCATTACTTTCAAAGCTGATGATACCGTAAAAGCAGGCAGGTGGCAGATATACAGCAAATCTGCAGGTGGATATGTAGATGTAACAATGCCTGCATTCATGCAAAACAAAGACACCCTGTATGCCTTCAACGTATCAGATACGCTGAATGGCGCACTGATCAGGTGCGTATTTGACGGTGTATGCGGCACGGCTACTACCAACGACATAAAAATGGTGATCAACCCGATACCTGTTATAGTATCAGACCCTGTTGACCAGAACCTGAAACCGGGTGGTACCGCCTTCTTCAACGTAAGCGCTACCGGCATTGGTGTAAAATACCAGTGGGCAGTGTCTGATGGTACGGGCAACTATGCCAATGTAAATGATAACGGCATCTACTCAGGCTCAAAAACAAACATCCTGAGGGTAGGTAAAGTATCCAGGATACAGGATGGCTTTATGTTCAAGTGTATGATAAAAGGCTCTGGCAACTGCGCCGGTGCTGCTGATACCAGCGAATCTGCATTGCTGTCTGTTGAACCGATGAACTCAGTAAACGACATAACAAGTGATAACAACATCACCATCTACCCTAACCCTGCCAAAGGCGAACAGGTAGTGATAAAAACCGATAAGAGCATCAGCGAATACGTGTCTAAATATACCATTACCGACAAAACAGGTAAGACACTGAGCGTAGGCAACCTGGATGCCAACAGTAATACGACTACAATAAACATCAGCAAGCTGAGCCCCGATGTATACTTCATAACCATACTGGATGTGGAAGAACAACCGGTAAGGTCTATAAAATTCACCAAGCTGCAGTAA
- the mtaB gene encoding tRNA (N(6)-L-threonylcarbamoyladenosine(37)-C(2))-methylthiotransferase MtaB codes for MQENRSIAFHTLGCKLNFSETSTLGRMMEKEGFEKRAFDEQADVYVINTCSVTDNADKECRQLVRRIQRRAPEAMVVITGCYAQLKPQEIAEIEGVDLVLGAAEKFNLGQHLHQLTKSKAKAEVYSCEIEAVEGFHSSYSVNDRTRVFLKVQDGCDYNCSFCTIPLARGHSRSDSIEGVLANARELAQSGTKEIVLTGINLGDFGKGDNGGKKREESFYELIQELDKVDGIERYRISSIEPNLLTTGIIDFVASSQKFMPHFHIPLQSGSKKILGLMRRRYQKELYEERVARIKALMPHCCIGVDVIVGFPSETDEDFKETFDFLHGLDISYLHVFTYSERANTLAFDMKEVVPMHVRNERNKILRNLSYQKMQYFTNQHLGQNRKVLFEHADKNGMMDGYTDNYIKVSTPYRSEWANEIIDWTLS; via the coding sequence ATGCAGGAAAACAGGTCCATAGCATTTCACACATTAGGTTGCAAGCTCAATTTTTCAGAGACATCTACCCTGGGCAGGATGATGGAAAAAGAAGGGTTTGAGAAGCGTGCTTTTGACGAGCAGGCCGATGTATATGTTATCAATACCTGCTCTGTAACCGACAATGCCGATAAAGAGTGCCGCCAGTTGGTGCGACGCATACAACGCCGCGCCCCCGAGGCGATGGTGGTGATAACAGGCTGCTACGCGCAACTGAAACCGCAGGAGATAGCAGAGATTGAGGGCGTGGACCTGGTATTGGGCGCTGCAGAGAAATTCAACCTGGGGCAACACCTGCACCAACTGACCAAAAGCAAAGCCAAAGCCGAGGTCTATTCATGCGAGATAGAAGCCGTGGAAGGATTTCACAGTTCTTACTCTGTCAACGACCGCACAAGGGTATTCCTGAAAGTGCAGGACGGGTGCGATTATAACTGCAGCTTTTGTACTATACCGCTGGCGCGCGGGCACAGCCGCAGCGACAGCATAGAAGGCGTACTGGCCAATGCGCGCGAACTGGCACAGAGTGGCACCAAAGAAATAGTACTTACCGGCATCAACCTGGGCGATTTTGGCAAGGGTGACAACGGCGGTAAGAAAAGAGAGGAATCGTTTTACGAACTGATACAGGAACTGGATAAAGTAGACGGCATAGAACGTTACCGTATATCATCTATTGAGCCTAACCTGCTGACTACCGGAATCATAGATTTCGTAGCATCATCGCAGAAATTCATGCCGCATTTTCATATACCCCTGCAAAGCGGCAGCAAGAAGATACTGGGCCTGATGCGTCGCCGCTACCAGAAAGAACTGTACGAAGAACGTGTGGCACGCATCAAAGCACTGATGCCGCATTGCTGCATTGGCGTGGACGTAATAGTGGGGTTCCCGTCGGAAACGGACGAGGACTTTAAAGAAACTTTCGACTTCCTGCACGGGCTGGATATATCTTACCTGCACGTATTTACCTACTCAGAGCGTGCCAACACCCTGGCTTTCGACATGAAAGAAGTAGTGCCTATGCATGTGCGTAATGAGCGTAACAAAATACTGCGCAACCTGTCGTACCAGAAGATGCAGTACTTCACCAATCAGCACCTGGGGCAAAACCGCAAAGTATTATTTGAACATGCTGACAAGAACGGCATGATGGACGGTTATACAGACAACTATATCAAAGTATCTACTCCATACCGCAGCGAATGGGCCAACGAGATAATAGACTGGACATTGAGCTGA
- the clpB gene encoding ATP-dependent chaperone ClpB, producing the protein MNLNNFTIKAQEILQQAQQLAYNHQNANIETAHMLKALLDDKEGPISYLLKKNAVNTTMVENKLKELIDKLPKLTGGEPAQSVSRDVNNAILKAGSIIKQFGDEFVTQEHLLIAILQVNDEVGKLLKDAGLTEKGLTAAIKELRKGSTVDSQTGSQQYNSLDRYAKNLNELARSGKLDPVIGRDEEIRRTLHILSRRSKNNPILVGEPGVGKTAIIEGLAHRIINGDVPDNLRSKIIYALDMGALMAGAKYRGEFEERLKAVIKEVTESDGNIILFIDEIHTLIGAGAMEGAMDAANILKPALARGELRAIGATTLNEYQKYFEKDKALERRFQKVFVDEPSVEDAISILRGLKERYEHHHQVRIKDEAIIAAVELSNRYITDRFLPDKAIDLIDESAAKLKLELNSMPEELDELERRIRQLEIEREAIKRENDDAKLKSLNQEISLLNVERDTLKAKWLEEKDIVEKINTAKGAIEDLKLEAEQAEREGDYGKVAEIRYGKVQKEEAVVAEYSKQLDEMGTERKRLLKEEVDAEDIAENVAKATGIPVQRMLQSEREKLLHLEEELHKRVVGQDEAIEAVADAIRRGRAGLQDPRRPIGSFIFLGTTGVGKTELAKALAEVLFDDDSMMTRIDMSEYQEKHSVSRLVGAPPGYVGYDEGGQLTEAVRRKPYSVVLLDEIEKAHPDTFNVLLQVLDDGRLTDNKGRVVNFKNTVVIMTSNTGSHIIQENFANIEGKDIDKVVEATKEQVMEELKHNMRPEFLNRVDDIIMFHPLMRADIRNIIKIQLQGLQKQLKQQDIELQFSDYALDYLAERGFDPQYGARPLKRVIQKDIINLLSKKIIAGEVDKAKPVMIDVFDGVVVIRNNGEEVKA; encoded by the coding sequence ATGAATCTGAACAATTTTACGATCAAAGCGCAGGAGATACTGCAACAAGCGCAGCAACTGGCATACAATCACCAGAATGCCAATATTGAAACTGCGCATATGCTCAAAGCATTATTAGACGATAAAGAAGGCCCTATCTCTTACCTGTTGAAGAAGAACGCTGTGAACACCACCATGGTAGAGAACAAGCTTAAGGAACTGATAGACAAACTACCTAAGCTCACCGGTGGAGAACCTGCACAATCTGTAAGCAGGGATGTGAACAATGCGATACTCAAGGCAGGAAGCATCATCAAGCAGTTTGGTGATGAGTTTGTGACACAGGAGCACTTGCTGATTGCGATACTCCAGGTGAATGACGAGGTAGGCAAACTACTGAAAGACGCAGGCCTGACTGAAAAAGGTTTAACTGCGGCTATAAAAGAATTACGTAAGGGTAGTACGGTAGATTCACAGACCGGCAGCCAGCAATACAACTCGCTGGACCGCTATGCCAAGAACCTGAACGAACTGGCCCGCTCGGGCAAGCTCGACCCGGTTATCGGTCGCGACGAGGAGATACGCCGCACACTGCACATATTATCACGCAGGAGCAAGAACAACCCCATATTGGTGGGTGAGCCCGGCGTTGGTAAAACAGCGATCATTGAGGGTCTGGCGCATCGTATCATTAATGGTGACGTGCCTGATAACCTCAGGTCAAAGATCATTTATGCACTGGATATGGGTGCGTTGATGGCTGGTGCCAAATACCGTGGTGAGTTTGAAGAAAGGCTGAAAGCAGTGATAAAAGAAGTGACCGAGAGTGATGGTAATATCATCCTGTTTATAGACGAGATACACACGCTGATAGGTGCGGGCGCTATGGAAGGAGCCATGGATGCTGCCAACATACTGAAGCCTGCATTGGCAAGGGGAGAGCTGCGTGCCATAGGTGCCACAACCCTGAACGAATACCAGAAATATTTTGAAAAAGACAAAGCCCTGGAGCGTCGTTTCCAGAAGGTGTTTGTCGATGAGCCGAGCGTTGAGGATGCTATCAGTATCCTGCGCGGGCTGAAAGAAAGATATGAGCACCACCACCAGGTGCGTATAAAAGACGAAGCTATTATTGCAGCGGTTGAATTATCCAACCGTTACATCACAGACCGCTTCCTGCCCGATAAGGCTATCGACCTGATAGATGAGAGCGCAGCCAAGCTGAAACTGGAACTGAACTCCATGCCGGAAGAGCTGGATGAACTGGAGCGCCGTATACGCCAGCTTGAAATTGAGCGCGAGGCGATAAAAAGGGAGAATGATGATGCTAAGTTGAAATCATTGAACCAGGAAATATCGCTGCTGAATGTAGAGCGTGACACATTGAAGGCTAAATGGCTGGAAGAGAAAGATATTGTTGAAAAAATAAACACGGCCAAAGGTGCTATTGAAGACCTGAAGCTGGAAGCGGAACAGGCGGAACGTGAAGGTGACTACGGAAAAGTAGCTGAGATACGCTACGGCAAAGTACAGAAAGAAGAGGCCGTTGTGGCTGAATACAGTAAGCAACTGGACGAGATGGGCACCGAACGCAAACGCCTGCTGAAAGAAGAAGTAGACGCAGAGGATATTGCTGAGAATGTGGCCAAAGCAACAGGTATACCTGTACAACGTATGCTGCAGAGCGAGCGTGAGAAACTGCTGCACCTGGAAGAAGAACTGCACAAGCGTGTAGTAGGCCAGGACGAAGCGATAGAAGCTGTTGCCGATGCCATCCGCCGCGGACGTGCGGGCCTGCAAGACCCGCGCAGACCCATAGGTTCATTCATATTTTTGGGTACAACAGGTGTGGGTAAAACAGAGCTGGCCAAAGCATTGGCAGAGGTATTGTTTGACGACGACAGCATGATGACCCGTATTGATATGAGTGAATACCAGGAGAAACACAGCGTGAGCCGGCTGGTAGGAGCGCCTCCGGGATATGTAGGCTACGATGAAGGCGGACAACTAACTGAAGCGGTAAGGCGCAAGCCATACTCAGTAGTGTTGCTCGACGAGATAGAAAAAGCGCATCCTGATACATTCAACGTATTGTTGCAGGTGCTGGACGATGGCCGCCTGACCGATAACAAAGGCAGGGTGGTGAACTTCAAGAATACTGTGGTCATCATGACCAGCAACACGGGTAGTCACATCATACAGGAGAACTTTGCCAACATAGAAGGTAAGGATATTGACAAGGTGGTAGAGGCTACCAAAGAGCAAGTGATGGAAGAACTGAAGCACAACATGAGGCCGGAGTTCCTGAACAGGGTAGACGATATTATCATGTTCCACCCGCTGATGAGGGCTGATATCAGGAACATCATCAAGATACAATTGCAGGGACTGCAAAAGCAACTGAAACAACAGGATATAGAACTGCAGTTCTCAGACTATGCACTGGATTACCTGGCAGAGCGTGGTTTTGATCCGCAATACGGCGCAAGGCCGCTGAAAAGGGTGATACAGAAAGACATCATCAACTTGCTGAGTAAAAAGATAATAGCCGGCGAAGTAGATAAAGCAAAACCGGTAATGATAGATGTGTT
- a CDS encoding aryl-sulfate sulfotransferase codes for MTYLLLAMLQTAQAQVLPPNRTQLNYRLIGFSVPEKEGVTGYEFDVEEVIITDTGKTVYQPVFKKMSDNHQLIATVPGFGKTYRWEVHYYKGKEIAETSPKYMFSTGYSMYTDTSKYRLHVTKNETRDNNMYILVDATKTIYDLDGTPIWYLPEIPGVNDDNTNIRDLKITPQNTITFLTEKNAYEIDYNGDVLWKAPNNGIVSGDSIEYYHHEFTRLKNGNYMVAGNEHLLIPVPASDSDSYKAFKPFTFINNKPNIKTECGTLIEYSPSGKVVWSWKSSGIFTNDFFLKHAYKSTDRRSIRTHLNAFYFDQKNQVVYLSYRDVSSIIKIKYPSGQKIRIYGQLDSTNNEVKGTFYGQHNCSITNSGQLSLYNNNILDNPNSDKTASLLLIQEPNTNNDDPELFWEFRCKFDNNSNSEGSSGGNMTELPGDAFLVSMGSASKLFILMKNKDLVWEANVQNKKINGDWQNILSYRVSPLSNTDSIHEIIFNSKYTSDIKK; via the coding sequence ATGACATACTTACTGCTGGCAATGCTGCAAACCGCGCAGGCGCAGGTATTACCCCCCAACAGGACCCAACTAAACTACAGGCTGATAGGCTTTTCAGTACCTGAAAAAGAAGGAGTAACCGGGTATGAATTTGATGTAGAGGAGGTGATCATTACAGACACGGGAAAGACAGTATATCAACCTGTTTTCAAAAAAATGTCTGATAACCACCAACTCATAGCCACGGTACCTGGTTTTGGTAAAACATACCGGTGGGAAGTACATTATTACAAAGGCAAAGAAATAGCTGAAACATCTCCCAAATACATGTTCTCAACGGGGTATAGTATGTATACAGATACTTCAAAATACAGACTTCATGTAACGAAAAACGAAACAAGAGACAATAATATGTATATTCTGGTAGATGCGACTAAAACCATTTATGATCTGGACGGCACACCAATATGGTACTTACCTGAAATACCCGGAGTGAATGATGATAATACCAATATCCGTGACCTGAAAATAACACCTCAAAACACCATCACATTTCTGACTGAAAAAAATGCTTATGAAATAGATTATAATGGCGATGTTTTATGGAAAGCCCCCAACAATGGAATTGTGAGCGGAGACAGCATAGAATATTACCACCATGAGTTTACACGTCTTAAAAACGGCAACTATATGGTTGCCGGAAATGAACACTTGTTGATTCCTGTACCTGCCTCAGACTCTGATAGCTACAAAGCGTTTAAACCATTTACATTCATAAATAACAAACCCAATATCAAAACAGAATGTGGCACGTTGATAGAATACTCACCCTCAGGCAAAGTTGTATGGTCATGGAAATCTTCGGGTATATTCACGAATGACTTCTTTCTTAAACATGCATATAAAAGCACAGACAGGAGAAGTATCCGTACCCACCTGAATGCATTTTACTTTGATCAGAAGAATCAGGTTGTATACCTCAGCTACAGGGATGTTAGTAGCATCATTAAAATTAAATACCCCTCAGGGCAAAAGATCAGAATATATGGCCAACTTGATTCAACCAACAATGAAGTAAAAGGCACATTTTATGGTCAGCACAATTGCAGCATAACCAATTCCGGTCAGCTCTCATTATACAACAACAATATCTTAGACAACCCAAACTCTGATAAAACAGCGTCACTACTCCTTATCCAGGAACCTAACACTAACAATGACGATCCCGAGCTTTTTTGGGAATTCAGGTGCAAATTTGACAATAATTCGAATTCAGAAGGAAGTAGCGGAGGCAATATGACCGAACTACCTGGTGATGCTTTTTTGGTATCAATGGGATCGGCTAGTAAGCTATTTATTTTAATGAAAAACAAAGACTTAGTATGGGAAGCAAATGTTCAAAACAAGAAAATTAACGGCGATTGGCAAAACATATTGAGTTACAGAGTTAGTCCTTTAAGCAATACCGACAGTATACATGAAATCATTTTTAATTCGAAATACACTTCAGATATAAAAAAATAG
- a CDS encoding aryl-sulfate sulfotransferase, which yields MKQVHVFLFFFAIAFLADNTIYAQLPGEGDVLNYRLAGFTAPKDDKATGYVFEISEYDLNDKGDIVTKELFSQRSDSNRTIVMLPEFDKGYMWRAGYLNEKGKVKHTTPYYHFRTGKYSTIDTSLFRLKIIDSAKHHKDLFIVMDFISVIFDMNGKPVWYLPDIPLVKDKNLQMRDLKPTKDHTFTATTNFGAFEMDYSGKVLWRAPNDGKVNGDTMEYYHHEFTKLDNGNYMVASLEYVMRRVPDGIEIKPETLTKDYLEERDGHYYKKITAGNLIEYNKKKEVVWSWRSVDHFTDDDFFRKRALNGLNTDMHLNAFDFDEKNKVIYMSFRNTNEIVKIAYPSGKILNRYGDIWINDSTLSDKRMFYGQHCVRKSDNGRLYMFNNNSNPMLLMSGPERMKSVSKVSVFEEDSSKSGLKKVWEFTCDIDTFAEAHGGAGGSVEELPDGCLLVSMGSASRIFIVDPKKKLVWNVLPQSGDANNNWYPLGQYRATYLTREELEKFIFNKF from the coding sequence ATGAAGCAAGTACATGTCTTTTTGTTCTTTTTTGCCATTGCTTTTCTTGCCGATAATACCATTTACGCACAATTGCCCGGAGAAGGTGATGTACTCAATTACCGCCTGGCAGGATTCACTGCTCCAAAAGACGATAAAGCCACCGGCTACGTTTTCGAGATATCGGAGTATGACCTGAACGACAAAGGAGATATCGTAACCAAAGAACTCTTCAGCCAAAGGAGTGACAGCAACAGGACCATTGTGATGCTGCCCGAATTTGACAAAGGATATATGTGGCGTGCGGGCTACCTGAACGAGAAAGGCAAGGTAAAACACACTACTCCATATTATCATTTCAGAACGGGTAAATACTCAACCATCGACACCAGTTTGTTTCGGCTGAAGATCATAGACAGCGCAAAACATCACAAAGACCTGTTCATTGTTATGGACTTTATCTCAGTGATATTTGACATGAACGGCAAACCTGTATGGTACCTGCCGGACATACCGCTGGTGAAAGACAAGAACCTGCAGATGAGGGACCTGAAGCCTACCAAAGACCACACCTTTACCGCCACTACCAACTTCGGCGCTTTTGAGATGGACTACTCCGGTAAGGTACTTTGGCGTGCCCCCAATGACGGTAAAGTGAACGGTGACACGATGGAATATTACCACCACGAATTTACCAAACTGGACAATGGTAACTACATGGTAGCATCACTGGAGTATGTAATGAGACGTGTACCCGACGGGATAGAGATAAAACCCGAAACGCTGACCAAAGACTACCTGGAAGAACGTGACGGGCATTATTATAAAAAGATCACAGCGGGCAACCTGATAGAGTATAACAAAAAGAAAGAAGTAGTATGGTCGTGGCGATCGGTAGACCATTTTACCGATGATGATTTTTTCAGGAAACGTGCACTGAACGGCCTGAATACAGACATGCACCTGAACGCCTTTGACTTTGACGAAAAGAACAAGGTGATATACATGAGTTTCCGCAACACAAATGAAATAGTGAAGATAGCCTACCCTTCAGGCAAAATATTGAATCGTTACGGGGATATATGGATCAACGACAGCACCTTGAGCGACAAGAGGATGTTTTACGGGCAGCACTGCGTGCGCAAAAGCGACAACGGTCGCTTATATATGTTCAACAACAACTCTAACCCCATGCTGTTGATGTCTGGTCCTGAAAGAATGAAATCTGTATCAAAAGTATCGGTATTTGAAGAGGACAGCAGCAAATCCGGCCTGAAAAAAGTATGGGAATTTACCTGCGACATAGACACCTTTGCCGAAGCGCATGGTGGCGCCGGCGGCAGTGTAGAAGAACTGCCGGATGGCTGCCTGCTGGTAAGCATGGGCTCGGCCAGCAGAATATTCATCGTAGACCCCAAGAAAAAACTGGTGTGGAATGTACTGCCACAGAGTGGCGATGCGAACAACAACTGGTATCCCCTGGGGCAGTACCGGGCTACCTACCTGACCCGCGAAGAGCTGGAAAAATTTATTTTTAACAAATTTTAA